A section of the Dioscorea cayenensis subsp. rotundata cultivar TDr96_F1 unplaced genomic scaffold, TDr96_F1_v2_PseudoChromosome.rev07_lg8_w22 25.fasta BLBR01000541.1, whole genome shotgun sequence genome encodes:
- the LOC120254622 gene encoding cytochrome c oxidase copper chaperone 2-like gives MSIQNPKRSFFVSDSQKPPAKGAISFRPPSPALPFSASAQMEMKGIGLNANSSLHASLAVRQDSAATETTQSKPKKKICCACPDTKRLRDECVVTHGEAACTKWIEAHKRCLRAEGFNI, from the exons ATGAgtattcaaaaccctaaaaggTCATTCTTTGTCTCAGACTCACAGAAGCCTCCGGCGAAGGGCGCAATTTCTTTCCGACCTCCGTCTCCGGCCTTGCCTTTTTCCG CCTCTGCTCAAATGGAAATGAAGGGAATCGGGTTGAACGCAAACTCAAGTTTGCATGCGTCACTGGCGGTAAGACAAGACTCAGCCGCAACTGAGACAACCCAATCAAAGCCAAAAAAGAAAATCTGTTGTGCATGCCCTGATACCAAAAGACTGAGAGATGAATGTGTTGTGACACATGGTGAAGCTGCCTGTACGAAATGGATTGAAGCCCACAAGAGATGTCTTCGTGCTGAGGGCTTCAATATCTGA